One genomic segment of Blastopirellula marina includes these proteins:
- the rpmG gene encoding 50S ribosomal protein L33: MAKKNKKAETVFLVCEETGDYNYSLRRKPGGEKLKLMKYCPRLRKHTIHNEKKK, encoded by the coding sequence ATGGCCAAGAAGAATAAGAAAGCTGAAACTGTATTTCTCGTTTGCGAAGAAACGGGCGACTACAACTACTCGCTCCGCCGCAAGCCTGGTGGCGAAAAGCTGAAGCTGATGAAGTACTGCCCTCGTCTGCGTAAGCACACGATCCACAACGAAAAGAAGAAATAA
- a CDS encoding prenyltransferase/squalene oxidase repeat-containing protein, producing MAQVDADQESHEEHEEQKPKIATRFMLFTAVPSWLISLVVHLVFFLILLTIFMPPVKKDKRTLTINDSADAEEIEELVLEEFEPIDEQTLEFDDPPEQPEEAIISDEIVVSDFQEEMAATQMVELSDFADVTMPFSDIMSEVSGVDGNATSGRGQASRTQMLRENGGTGASEQAVVWGIQWIADHQLKDGTWSFDHRRGAKKPGSKDWGEFGDSPRAATAMALLPFLGSGITHKEGKFKKQVEGGLGALIKLMEVRGDTGSFREQEGNMYSHGLATIAVCEAYAMTQDKNLLGPAQYSINFIQAAQDPVGGGWRYQPRQPGDTSVVGWQLMGLKSGHMGYLGVNKNTIAGAIKFLDSVQTKNGAAYGYAEAGNKPSMNAVGLLCRMYTGWKKENPALQQGVKDLGTRGPSLGGNSDMYYNYYATQVMRQYGGTEWETWNEKMREFLIKQQVPQGQAEAGSWHFNGPHTDKGGRLYNTSLSLLTLEVYYRHLPIYKANASEEDFPL from the coding sequence ATGGCTCAAGTTGACGCTGATCAAGAATCGCACGAAGAACATGAAGAGCAGAAGCCGAAAATCGCCACGCGCTTCATGCTGTTCACTGCTGTTCCCTCTTGGTTGATCAGCCTGGTTGTCCATCTGGTGTTCTTCCTGATCTTGCTGACGATCTTTATGCCGCCAGTGAAGAAGGACAAACGCACCCTGACCATCAACGATTCCGCCGACGCGGAAGAGATTGAAGAGTTGGTCCTGGAAGAGTTCGAGCCAATCGACGAACAGACGCTCGAATTCGACGACCCGCCTGAACAGCCAGAAGAAGCCATTATCAGCGATGAGATTGTCGTCTCCGACTTCCAGGAAGAGATGGCCGCCACGCAGATGGTCGAACTGAGCGACTTCGCCGATGTGACGATGCCGTTCTCCGACATTATGAGCGAAGTCTCCGGCGTCGATGGCAACGCGACTTCCGGTCGTGGTCAGGCCTCGCGAACGCAGATGCTGCGTGAAAATGGTGGTACTGGGGCCAGCGAACAAGCTGTGGTGTGGGGTATCCAGTGGATTGCCGACCATCAGCTGAAAGATGGTACCTGGAGCTTCGATCACCGCCGTGGTGCCAAGAAGCCCGGCAGCAAAGACTGGGGCGAGTTTGGTGATTCGCCACGTGCTGCGACTGCCATGGCTTTGTTGCCATTCTTGGGTTCCGGCATCACGCACAAAGAGGGTAAGTTCAAGAAGCAGGTCGAAGGTGGTCTGGGCGCGCTCATCAAGCTGATGGAAGTTCGCGGCGACACCGGCAGCTTCCGCGAGCAGGAAGGCAACATGTATTCGCACGGCCTGGCGACCATCGCCGTCTGCGAAGCGTATGCCATGACGCAAGACAAAAACCTGCTGGGGCCTGCTCAGTACTCCATCAACTTCATTCAAGCCGCCCAAGACCCGGTCGGTGGTGGTTGGCGTTACCAGCCACGTCAGCCTGGCGACACTTCGGTGGTCGGCTGGCAGCTGATGGGGCTCAAGAGTGGTCACATGGGTTACCTGGGCGTCAACAAGAACACGATCGCCGGGGCGATCAAGTTCCTCGATTCAGTCCAGACCAAGAATGGTGCCGCTTACGGTTACGCTGAAGCCGGCAACAAGCCGTCGATGAACGCCGTCGGTTTGCTGTGCCGCATGTACACCGGTTGGAAGAAAGAAAACCCGGCCCTCCAGCAAGGAGTGAAAGACCTGGGTACTCGCGGTCCGAGCCTCGGTGGTAACTCTGACATGTACTACAATTACTACGCGACGCAGGTCATGCGTCAGTATGGTGGTACCGAGTGGGAAACCTGGAATGAGAAGATGCGAGAATTTCTCATCAAGCAGCAGGTTCCTCAAGGTCAGGCCGAAGCCGGCAGCTGGCACTTCAATGGTCCGCACACCGACAAAGGTGGCCGCTTGTACAACACCTCGCTGTCGCTGTTGACCCTGGAGGTCTACTACCGCCACTTGCCGATCTACAAGGCGAACGCTTCCGAAGAAGACTTCCCGCTGTAA
- a CDS encoding prenyltransferase/squalene oxidase repeat-containing protein, which translates to MSHDGAAAPGTHVRFRFRKLVLLSMDRIKGGISFFASAAVHFLLLVIMALWIAPAGPGGRTGEITLLPYEQPPEDLSIIQTVTPIEISQALDTMQQELQTDSAAAGELTKLTEPLPNQYATSSQAATLETMSDLQKNLPWQMAVPSKSGGGFQGRSGELQKQLLAARGGSPATEDAVERALRWIAAHQLPDGSWSFNHHEVEVGKLSPNPGEPLTRTGATGLALLPFLGKGYTHMNENPYRDQIEQGLYFLRGNQVVGPNGGDLQDGSMYGHGLAALALCEAYAMTGDPALRTAATDAVRFIEYAQHDQGGWRYQPKQPGDISVFGWQLMALKSALLGDIKVDSTTIGMAEFWLDSVQQADGAYYGYQHPGKMISPTSIGLLCRMYLGWSKDDPRMHKGVDFVSDEGPSKLDMYYNYYATNVLCHYGGSQWEGWNDELKAYLIKTQSRKGYTTGSWYFDEKHSRVGGRLYVTCLSAMILEVYYRHMPLYSEKSLDFTF; encoded by the coding sequence ATGTCCCACGACGGGGCAGCGGCTCCCGGTACGCATGTGCGTTTTCGTTTCCGGAAGCTGGTCTTGCTGTCGATGGACCGCATCAAAGGGGGGATTAGCTTCTTTGCCAGTGCCGCGGTTCACTTCCTGTTGCTGGTGATCATGGCCCTTTGGATCGCTCCGGCGGGCCCCGGTGGCCGCACCGGCGAGATCACTTTGCTGCCGTACGAGCAGCCGCCAGAGGATCTCTCGATCATTCAAACGGTCACTCCCATCGAGATCAGCCAGGCACTCGACACCATGCAGCAAGAGCTGCAAACCGATTCGGCCGCCGCTGGTGAGCTGACCAAGTTGACCGAGCCGCTCCCCAATCAGTACGCCACCAGCAGTCAGGCCGCCACATTGGAAACGATGAGCGACCTGCAGAAGAATCTTCCTTGGCAGATGGCGGTCCCTTCGAAGAGTGGCGGCGGTTTTCAAGGGCGAAGTGGCGAACTGCAGAAGCAGCTTCTCGCGGCTCGCGGCGGTTCGCCTGCCACCGAAGATGCCGTCGAACGTGCTTTGCGGTGGATTGCCGCGCATCAGCTGCCTGATGGTTCGTGGAGCTTTAATCATCACGAAGTCGAAGTCGGCAAGCTGAGTCCCAACCCCGGCGAACCCCTGACACGGACCGGAGCAACCGGGCTGGCCCTGCTGCCGTTTCTCGGCAAGGGATATACCCACATGAACGAGAACCCCTATCGAGATCAAATCGAGCAGGGGCTTTACTTCCTGCGAGGCAATCAGGTCGTCGGTCCCAACGGCGGAGACTTGCAAGATGGCTCGATGTACGGGCATGGTCTTGCCGCGCTGGCGCTGTGCGAGGCGTACGCGATGACCGGCGACCCGGCCCTGCGAACGGCAGCGACCGACGCGGTTCGTTTCATTGAATATGCCCAGCACGACCAAGGGGGCTGGCGTTATCAGCCGAAGCAGCCAGGCGACATCAGCGTGTTCGGCTGGCAACTGATGGCGCTCAAGAGCGCACTTCTGGGAGATATCAAAGTCGACAGCACTACGATCGGGATGGCCGAGTTCTGGTTGGATAGCGTGCAGCAGGCCGACGGTGCTTACTACGGCTATCAGCACCCCGGTAAAATGATTTCGCCCACATCGATCGGGCTGCTATGCCGCATGTACCTGGGCTGGTCGAAGGACGATCCTCGCATGCATAAGGGGGTCGACTTCGTGTCGGACGAAGGGCCGTCGAAGCTCGATATGTACTACAACTACTACGCCACCAACGTGCTGTGCCATTACGGCGGGTCGCAGTGGGAAGGGTGGAACGACGAACTCAAGGCGTACCTTATCAAAACCCAATCGCGCAAAGGATACACGACCGGCAGTTGGTACTTCGACGAGAAGCACTCGCGTGTTGGTGGGCGATTGTACGTGACGTGCCTCTCGGCGATGATCTTGGAAGTTTACTATCGCCATATGCCTTTGTACTCGGAGAAGTCGCTTGACTTCACGTTCTGA
- a CDS encoding HisA/HisF-related TIM barrel protein — translation MTSRSDRPAWYDAILPVIDLRFGQVVRGVAGRRDEYLPIESRYCGDSRPGSIAHVYAADFGFQDCYVADLNAILDGQLDVAALEAIAVQGLSVWLDAGIGSVSQWQACQALLRDWAPYRWVVGLESLESWQALAELCLHISPERLVFSLDMKAGVPLTVREDFQQISPEQIARHAAELGITSMILLDLAAVGQGKGSQTQHLIQSLKEELPGVQLLGGGGMNWPDDIQSLAQCGAARVLVASALHDGRIAPHLG, via the coding sequence TTGACTTCACGTTCTGATCGCCCTGCCTGGTACGACGCCATATTGCCGGTCATTGACCTGCGATTTGGCCAGGTCGTGCGTGGCGTTGCAGGGCGTCGCGACGAGTATCTGCCGATTGAGTCCCGCTACTGTGGCGATTCACGCCCCGGCAGTATCGCCCATGTTTATGCCGCGGATTTTGGTTTTCAGGATTGTTACGTGGCCGATCTGAATGCGATTCTCGACGGGCAGTTGGATGTCGCTGCGCTGGAAGCAATCGCCGTTCAGGGACTGAGCGTTTGGCTCGATGCCGGTATCGGCAGTGTGTCGCAGTGGCAGGCGTGTCAGGCCCTGCTACGTGATTGGGCACCGTATCGCTGGGTTGTGGGGCTTGAATCGCTGGAGAGCTGGCAGGCCCTCGCGGAGCTTTGCTTGCACATCTCGCCCGAGCGACTCGTCTTCAGCCTGGACATGAAAGCAGGCGTACCGCTCACCGTGCGAGAAGACTTTCAGCAGATCTCCCCAGAACAAATTGCCCGGCACGCTGCTGAGCTCGGTATTACGTCGATGATCCTGCTCGATCTGGCGGCGGTCGGCCAGGGGAAGGGGAGTCAGACGCAGCACCTCATACAGTCGCTGAAAGAAGAACTGCCAGGCGTGCAGTTGTTGGGCGGGGGCGGAATGAACTGGCCCGACGATATCCAATCGCTCGCCCAGTGCGGAGCTGCCCGTGTGTTGGTCGCCTCGGCGCTGCACGATGGCCGGATCGCGCCGCATCTGGGGTAG
- a CDS encoding Na(+)-translocating NADH-quinone reductase subunit A — MPQRITISKGLNLPIAGKPKQSVEEIADVRKVALIGRDYVGMKPTMLVAEGDTVQLGQPLFEDKKSPGVLFTAPAAGKVVEVNRGAKRKFLSVVIEVAGDDKVAFESFSEGNLVGLDREKVEANLVKSGLWTAFRTRPFGKVPALGTSPRSIFVTAIDTNPLAADPAPIIKGNEIEFIAGLEAISNLTEGKVHLCQAPGAALPGSDLPFVNAAEFDGKHPAGLAGTHIHFLDPAGPGRVVWYLGYQDVIAIGNLFRTGELDTRRVISLAGPGVKEPRLIKAPLGSSIEDLTKGQLKEGTMRKVSGSVLCGYESGGVEAYLGRYHTQVSVLEEGLHREMFGWLAPGFKKFSVKRVFASLISPSELNMTTTANGSHRAIVPIEAYETIMPLDIEPTALLKSLIVEDTDSAQALGCLELEEEDIALCTFVDTGKHDFGTILRKNLTRIEAEG, encoded by the coding sequence ATGCCACAGCGGATCACGATCAGCAAAGGCTTGAATCTGCCCATCGCAGGCAAGCCTAAACAGTCGGTAGAAGAAATCGCAGACGTCCGTAAAGTTGCGTTGATCGGTCGCGATTACGTCGGCATGAAGCCGACGATGCTCGTTGCCGAAGGGGATACCGTCCAACTCGGACAGCCCCTGTTTGAAGACAAGAAGTCGCCGGGTGTGCTTTTTACCGCACCTGCGGCTGGCAAAGTGGTTGAAGTCAACCGCGGTGCCAAACGTAAGTTTCTGTCGGTCGTGATCGAAGTCGCAGGGGACGATAAGGTCGCCTTCGAGTCGTTCAGCGAAGGCAACCTGGTAGGTCTCGATCGCGAAAAGGTCGAAGCCAACCTGGTCAAGTCGGGTCTGTGGACCGCTTTCCGTACGCGACCTTTCGGCAAGGTTCCGGCTCTGGGCACATCGCCACGGTCGATCTTTGTCACTGCGATCGATACCAATCCATTGGCCGCCGATCCGGCCCCGATCATCAAGGGGAACGAGATCGAATTCATCGCCGGCTTGGAAGCGATCAGCAATCTGACCGAAGGTAAGGTCCACCTGTGCCAGGCCCCTGGGGCCGCACTGCCAGGCAGCGATCTTCCGTTTGTCAACGCTGCCGAATTCGACGGCAAGCATCCTGCTGGTCTGGCCGGAACGCATATTCACTTCCTCGATCCAGCCGGCCCTGGCCGCGTCGTATGGTACCTCGGTTACCAAGACGTGATCGCCATCGGCAACCTGTTCCGCACCGGCGAACTCGATACGCGTCGGGTGATCTCGCTGGCCGGTCCTGGCGTGAAAGAGCCGCGTTTGATCAAGGCTCCGCTCGGTTCGAGCATCGAAGACCTGACCAAGGGCCAACTCAAAGAAGGCACCATGCGTAAGGTTTCGGGCTCGGTTCTTTGCGGTTACGAATCTGGCGGCGTCGAAGCTTACCTGGGCCGTTACCACACCCAGGTATCGGTGCTGGAAGAAGGGCTCCACCGCGAAATGTTCGGTTGGCTCGCACCTGGCTTCAAGAAGTTCTCGGTGAAGCGCGTCTTTGCTTCGCTGATCTCGCCAAGCGAATTGAACATGACCACCACGGCTAACGGTAGCCACCGTGCGATCGTGCCGATCGAAGCCTACGAAACCATCATGCCGCTGGACATCGAACCAACGGCCCTGCTGAAGTCACTTATTGTCGAGGACACCGATTCCGCTCAGGCGTTGGGCTGCTTGGAATTGGAAGAAGAAGATATCGCCCTGTGTACGTTTGTGGACACCGGGAAACACGATTTCGGTACCATTCTGCGGAAGAACCTGACCCGCATTGAAGCCGAAGGATAA
- a CDS encoding NADH:ubiquinone reductase (Na(+)-transporting) subunit B yields MKFLRGMLDKVEPMFLEGGKLERLYPLYEAADTFLYTPPDRAKGLTHVRDGLDLKRTMIFVVLSLLPCIYMALWNTGYQANLQISNGAQPMADWHETIFEMTGLSHDPSSWIANVVLGAIFFLPVYIVTMTVGGTIELIFSIVRKHEINEGFLVTGMLFPLILPPTIPLWQVAVGIGFGVLVGKEVFGGTGKNFLNPALTARAFLYFSYATDLTGDKIWSAVSPDGFSGPTTLGVVASAPAGTTMEQALSHVDGHGITWNQAFLGVMQGSMGETSVLACLLGAAFLIATGIGSWRIMLGCLIGAMGLSGIFHMMSTDVLYGMAPWWHLVVGGFAFGTVFMATDPVSAAMTRTGKWIYGILIGVVTILIRGVSPAFPEGIMLAILFGNVMAPLIDYFVLQANIKRRKARYAT; encoded by the coding sequence ATGAAATTTTTACGCGGAATGCTCGATAAGGTCGAACCAATGTTCCTCGAAGGGGGAAAGTTGGAACGGCTCTATCCGCTGTACGAAGCGGCGGATACGTTTTTGTACACGCCACCAGATCGTGCCAAGGGGTTGACCCACGTGCGCGACGGGTTGGACCTGAAGCGAACGATGATCTTCGTCGTTCTGTCGCTTCTGCCATGTATTTACATGGCCCTGTGGAACACCGGCTACCAGGCCAATCTGCAGATCTCCAACGGCGCACAGCCCATGGCGGACTGGCACGAGACCATCTTCGAGATGACCGGTCTCAGCCACGACCCATCTAGCTGGATTGCCAACGTGGTGCTTGGGGCGATCTTCTTCCTGCCGGTCTACATCGTCACGATGACCGTCGGTGGTACGATCGAACTGATCTTCAGCATCGTGCGAAAGCACGAGATCAACGAAGGCTTCCTGGTCACAGGGATGCTCTTTCCATTGATCCTGCCGCCAACGATTCCACTGTGGCAAGTTGCCGTGGGGATTGGTTTCGGCGTGCTGGTGGGTAAAGAAGTCTTCGGTGGTACCGGTAAGAACTTCCTGAACCCGGCCCTCACGGCTCGTGCGTTTTTGTACTTCTCGTACGCTACCGACCTGACCGGCGATAAGATCTGGTCGGCCGTTTCGCCAGATGGTTTCAGCGGTCCTACGACCTTGGGTGTGGTTGCTTCGGCTCCGGCCGGCACGACCATGGAACAAGCGCTCTCGCACGTTGACGGCCACGGCATTACCTGGAATCAAGCCTTCCTGGGCGTGATGCAGGGTTCGATGGGCGAAACCTCGGTGCTGGCTTGTTTGCTCGGTGCGGCCTTCCTGATCGCCACTGGCATTGGTTCGTGGCGAATCATGCTTGGCTGCTTGATCGGTGCGATGGGCCTCTCGGGTATCTTCCACATGATGAGCACCGACGTCCTGTACGGCATGGCTCCTTGGTGGCACCTGGTTGTTGGTGGTTTCGCGTTCGGTACCGTCTTCATGGCGACCGACCCTGTCTCCGCCGCAATGACTCGCACCGGTAAATGGATTTACGGCATCTTGATTGGTGTTGTGACCATTCTGATTCGTGGTGTCAGCCCGGCCTTCCCGGAAGGGATCATGTTGGCGATCTTGTTCGGCAACGTCATGGCGCCGCTGATCGACTACTTTGTTCTGCAAGCTAACATCAAACGGAGAAAGGCCCGCTATGCGACGTGA
- a CDS encoding Na(+)-translocating NADH-quinone reductase subunit C → MRRDSVAGTILVAAVLCVVCSVIVSGTAVGLKSFQEANSKLDKQRNVLAAADLLKPEDTTADIEAKFKKNFEKHFVNLETGEVVSDEQLKEAGVVDPATYDPAEARDNPKLNHSVEGLPGLVKTEKFVDVYLVKSDDGKLTGIVLPIYGKGLWSTMYGFLALDADLKTAKGITFYSHGETPGLGGEVDNPNWKAQWPGKKVRDDEGNVLIEVVKGAGSGDSQVDGLSGATITTKGVDHFVRFWLGEEGFGPYLKNLESKEKSDG, encoded by the coding sequence ATGCGACGTGATAGTGTTGCCGGAACCATTTTGGTTGCCGCAGTTTTATGCGTGGTCTGCTCCGTCATCGTGAGTGGAACAGCCGTTGGGCTGAAGAGCTTCCAGGAAGCCAATTCCAAGCTCGACAAGCAGCGTAACGTGTTGGCCGCCGCCGACCTCCTCAAGCCTGAGGATACGACGGCCGACATCGAAGCCAAGTTCAAAAAGAACTTCGAGAAGCACTTCGTGAACCTGGAAACAGGCGAAGTCGTTTCGGATGAACAACTCAAAGAAGCTGGCGTGGTCGATCCTGCGACCTACGATCCAGCCGAAGCCCGCGACAACCCGAAGCTGAATCATTCGGTCGAAGGTTTGCCAGGGCTGGTGAAGACGGAAAAGTTCGTTGACGTCTACCTGGTGAAGTCGGATGACGGCAAGCTGACAGGCATTGTGCTACCGATCTACGGCAAAGGGCTGTGGTCGACCATGTACGGCTTTTTGGCTCTCGACGCCGATTTGAAGACCGCCAAGGGGATCACCTTCTACTCGCACGGCGAAACGCCGGGTCTGGGTGGTGAAGTCGATAACCCCAACTGGAAAGCCCAGTGGCCCGGTAAGAAGGTCCGCGACGACGAAGGCAACGTGCTGATCGAAGTCGTCAAAGGCGCTGGCAGCGGCGACTCGCAAGTCGACGGCCTCTCAGGTGCAACCATTACCACCAAGGGCGTCGATCACTTCGTCCGCTTCTGGCTAGGTGAAGAAGGCTTCGGCCCTTACCTCAAGAACCTCGAATCGAAGGAGAAGTCCGATGGCTGA
- a CDS encoding NADH:ubiquinone reductase (Na(+)-transporting) subunit D has product MADSQSPKDVLLDPVVHNNPIALQVLGICSALAVTSNLKTAFVMALSVTAVTAFSNLGVSLVRKFIPSSIRIIVQMTIIASLVIVVDQFLKAFAYDISKQLSVFVGLIITNCIVMGRAEAFAMKHKPGISFLDGIGNGLGYSMILMVVGVFRELFGNGSLFGITIFTLTKNDGWYQPNGLMLLPPSAFFIIGFIIWVVRTFNPDQVESEG; this is encoded by the coding sequence ATGGCTGATTCGCAATCTCCGAAGGATGTTTTGCTCGATCCTGTCGTGCATAACAACCCAATCGCTTTGCAGGTCTTGGGTATCTGCTCCGCGTTGGCCGTGACCTCTAACCTGAAAACGGCCTTCGTGATGGCCCTCTCGGTGACCGCGGTGACCGCGTTCTCGAACCTGGGCGTCAGCCTGGTGCGGAAGTTCATTCCCAGCAGCATTCGTATTATCGTGCAGATGACGATCATCGCCTCGCTGGTGATCGTGGTCGATCAGTTCCTCAAGGCCTTCGCCTACGACATCAGCAAGCAATTGTCGGTGTTCGTCGGTCTGATCATTACCAACTGTATCGTGATGGGTCGCGCCGAAGCGTTCGCCATGAAACACAAGCCGGGGATCAGCTTCCTCGACGGTATCGGCAACGGTTTGGGTTACTCGATGATCCTGATGGTCGTCGGTGTCTTCCGCGAACTGTTCGGTAACGGCTCGCTGTTCGGGATCACCATTTTTACGCTCACCAAGAACGACGGCTGGTATCAACCCAACGGTTTGATGCTGCTGCCCCCCAGTGCGTTCTTTATCATCGGTTTCATCATCTGGGTCGTACGTACGTTCAACCCAGATCAAGTTGAATCGGAGGGTTAA
- the nqrE gene encoding NADH:ubiquinone reductase (Na(+)-transporting) subunit E — MESYLTIALKAVFSENLALAFFLGMCTFLAVSKNVKTALGLGAAVIAVMAITIPVNQLLYSFFLKKGAMAWISPSLADMDLSFLGLISYIGVIAAIVQILEMALDRYVPALYAALGIFLPLITVNCAILGGSLFMVERNYNFGQSVVYGIFAGFGWALAIAALAGIREKLKYSDVPDGLKGLGITFITAGLMAMAFMSFGGMIK, encoded by the coding sequence ATGGAAAGCTATTTGACCATCGCCCTTAAGGCGGTCTTCAGCGAAAACCTGGCCCTCGCATTCTTCCTGGGGATGTGCACGTTTCTGGCGGTGTCCAAGAACGTGAAAACCGCTTTGGGGCTGGGTGCTGCCGTGATCGCCGTTATGGCCATCACCATTCCTGTCAATCAGCTGCTGTACTCCTTCTTCCTGAAGAAGGGTGCGATGGCTTGGATCAGCCCGAGCCTGGCCGACATGGACCTGAGCTTCCTCGGTTTGATCAGCTACATCGGCGTGATCGCGGCCATCGTGCAGATCCTGGAAATGGCGCTGGATCGCTACGTTCCCGCTTTGTACGCGGCCCTGGGTATCTTCCTGCCGCTGATCACCGTGAACTGTGCCATCCTCGGTGGTTCGCTGTTCATGGTCGAACGTAATTACAACTTCGGTCAAAGCGTGGTGTACGGTATCTTCGCTGGCTTCGGCTGGGCGTTGGCCATTGCCGCGCTGGCTGGTATTCGTGAGAAACTGAAATACAGCGACGTGCCGGATGGCCTCAAGGGCCTGGGAATCACGTTCATCACCGCCGGTTTGATGGCCATGGCCTTCATGTCCTTCGGCGGTATGATCAAGTAA
- the nqrF gene encoding NADH:ubiquinone reductase (Na(+)-transporting) subunit F produces the protein MAIILGVGMFTGVVLLLVVIILLAKKALVPSGDVQIDINEHTKDICVPAGGKLLNALADQGVFVSSACGGGGTCAQCIVRVKSGGGDILPTERSHINKRQAREGYRLSCQVAVKQDMEIEVPHEALETKKWECEVISNRNVATFIKEFKLKIPDGESVPFKAGGYIQIEVPPHELNYKDFDIEEEYHEDWDKFNLWRYTSKVTEPVIRAYSMANYPGEKGIIMLNVRVASPPPRAPEGTPPGKVSSYIFNCKPGDKVTISGPYGEFFINDSDAEMIYIGGGAGMAPLRSHIFELFKNIKTGRKVTYWYGGRSLRELFYVEEFREIEEQFPNFKFNIALSDPLPEDNWTGYKGFIHQVLLENYLKDHPAPEDIEYYMCGPPMMNQAVFKMLDDLGVEPENIRFDDFGG, from the coding sequence ATGGCAATTATTCTCGGCGTGGGCATGTTCACAGGGGTGGTTTTGCTCCTGGTGGTCATCATTCTCTTGGCCAAGAAGGCTTTGGTGCCGTCGGGTGATGTGCAGATCGACATCAACGAACACACCAAGGACATCTGTGTTCCCGCCGGCGGCAAGCTGCTCAACGCACTGGCCGACCAGGGCGTGTTCGTCTCCTCGGCCTGCGGTGGCGGTGGTACCTGTGCTCAGTGTATCGTCCGCGTGAAGAGTGGCGGCGGCGACATCCTGCCGACCGAACGCTCGCACATCAATAAGCGTCAGGCCCGGGAAGGCTATCGCCTTTCCTGCCAGGTTGCCGTTAAGCAGGACATGGAAATTGAAGTCCCGCACGAAGCCCTGGAAACCAAGAAGTGGGAATGCGAAGTCATCTCGAATCGCAACGTCGCCACGTTCATCAAGGAATTCAAGCTGAAGATTCCTGATGGGGAATCGGTTCCGTTCAAGGCCGGTGGTTACATTCAGATCGAAGTTCCGCCGCACGAACTGAACTACAAAGACTTCGACATCGAAGAGGAATACCACGAAGACTGGGACAAGTTCAACCTCTGGCGTTACACCAGCAAGGTGACCGAGCCCGTGATTCGTGCTTACTCGATGGCCAACTACCCGGGCGAAAAGGGCATCATCATGCTCAACGTCCGTGTTGCTTCGCCACCGCCGCGTGCCCCGGAAGGGACACCGCCGGGCAAGGTTTCCAGTTATATCTTTAACTGCAAGCCCGGCGACAAGGTGACCATCAGTGGTCCTTACGGCGAGTTCTTCATCAACGACAGCGACGCCGAAATGATTTACATCGGTGGTGGTGCCGGTATGGCTCCGCTGCGAAGTCATATCTTCGAGCTGTTCAAGAACATCAAGACCGGCCGCAAGGTGACCTACTGGTACGGTGGTCGTAGTCTTCGCGAATTGTTCTACGTGGAAGAGTTCCGCGAGATCGAAGAACAGTTCCCGAATTTCAAGTTCAACATTGCGTTGTCCGATCCGCTGCCGGAAGACAACTGGACCGGGTACAAGGGCTTCATCCACCAGGTGCTGTTGGAAAACTACCTGAAGGATCACCCCGCACCCGAAGACATCGAATACTACATGTGCGGTCCTCCGATGATGAACCAGGCCGTCTTCAAGATGCTGGACGATCTGGGTGTCGAACCAGAAAACATCCGCTTCGACGACTTCGGCGGCTAA